The genome window GGCGTCCGTACGCCAGTACCAGCACGGCCCGTTGCCCTCGGGCCATCCCTCGGGGTTCTCCTGCCAGGCCTCGCCCCGGCCGTACGGGGTCAGGTCGAGCAGCGCGAACGACGGCCCGGCGACCTCGGTGCCGCGTCCGGTCGTGGTGTACGTGAGGTAGGCGCGGTCGCCGTCGCGCAGGAAGCACGTGAGCCGGCCCATGTCCCCGCCGATCGGCGGCGCCACGTCACGCACCGAGTACCACGGCTGGGTGTACCCCATGAAGTCGAGGTACGGCGCGACCTCGTCCCACCGACCGGTCGTCAGGATCGCGAACGAGACCCCCCGGGCATGGAGGTAGACGGCGTCCTTCTGCTGCCACGCCGTGACGGTGCAGCCTTCGCACTGCCCCTGGTGAGGTGCCCCGTCGTGCCACATGTGCTGGTAGACGAGGAGCTCGTCGCGGCCCTCGAAGAGGTCGAGGAACGGCACGGGGCCCTGCGCCCCGACGACCTCGACGCCGCCGTCAACCTCCACCATCGGCAGGCGCCGACGTGCGGCCGCGAGCGCGTCGCCCGCTCGGGTGTGCGCCTTCTCGCGGACGAGGAGCTCGTCGCGCGCGGCCTGCCAGGTGGCGAGGTCGACGACGGGTGGACGCCCGGACGCGGGCGCGGTCGGGTTCTCGTGCGTGGTGGTCATGGTCTCTCCGCGACGTGGCGCGGGCGCCGGGGTCCGGCGTCCTGGGTCACCCGTACTGACGCGGCGCGGCGTCCGAACTCATCGCGCGGCACCCCGCCCAGGAGTCGGCAGGGCGACACACGCCGGACACCATGTGCGCAAGACGTCACGAGAACGTCTTCCGGCCGGAACCAGGACGAAAGAGACGCCCACTTCACTGGTGGCATGTCACCGACCGACCAGCTCTCGACCCGCGTGAGCATCGCGCTCCTCGGGGTGCGCAGCGAGGCCCCCGTCCGCCGCCAGGGCGGCGCGGGGCCGAGCGACGACGGACACTTCGTCATCGGTGGTGCCGGGGCCGCGATCCCGATCGACCCGACCAGCCCCTACGTCGTCCGCGACGGGCGGCTGACGCTCGACGGCGCCGACCTGGGGATGGACGTGGCACCCGTGGCCCGCCCGCGGTTCTACGACCTGTCGACGGCCGACGGGACGCCGTACGACAGGATCGCCAAGCTGCACGGCAAGGACGTCCTGGCCACGACCGTCGTCCAGACGTGCGTCCGGTACGACGCGAGCGAGCGCTGCCGGTTCTGCGCGATCGAGGCGTCCCTGGCGTCGGGGAGCACGGTCGCGGTCAAGACGCCCGCGATGCTCGCCGAGGTGGCACGCGCGGCGCGGGACCTGGACGGCGTGTCGCAGATGGTCATGACGACCGGCACGTCCAACGGTCGCGATCGCGGCGCCACCCACCTGGCGCGGTGCGTGCGGGCCGTCAAGGAGGCCGTCCCCGAGCTCGAGATCCAGGTCCAGTGCGAGCCCCCCGCGGACCTGCGGGCCCTGGCGGACCTGTACGACGCGGGTGCGCGCTCGATCGGCATCCACGTCGAGTCGATGGACGACGACGTGCGACGGCAGTGGATGCCGGGCAAGTCGACCGTGCCGCTCGACGAGTACCGCGCGGCGTGGCGCGAGGCCGTGCGGGTGTTCGGCCGCAACCAGGTCTCGACGTACCTGCTCGTGGGCCTCGGTGAGGACCCCGACGAGCTGGTCTCGGGGGCTGCGGAGCTCGTCGAGCTGGGCGTGTACCCGTTCGTCGTGCCGTTCCGGCCGCTCGCCGGCACCCTCGCCACCGACGTCGACCACGTGGCGGCACCGTCCCGGGGGGTCGTCGCCGACGTCACCGCCCGCGTCGCGGCGCTGCTGCGGGCCGCGGGCATGCGGGGCTCCGACCAGGCGGCCGGGTGCGCCGCGTGCGGCGCGTGCAGCGCCCTGTCGACGGCGGGGGGCTGACGTGCTCGACGTCCCCACGCTCTCCGGGTCCGTGCTCTCGCGGTCCGTCCCTGCCGCTCCGTGGACCGTGCGCCGGGCCGCGGCGCGGCACGTCACGGCCTACCGCGCGCTGCGCCGCGACGTCTTCGTCGACGAGCAGGGCCTGTTCGCCGTCGACGACGCGGACCGCGTCGACGACGACCCGCGCACCGAGGTGCTGGTCGCCGTCGACGACGTGGGGCGGGTCCTCGGCGGCGTGCGCCTGGCGTCGGCGGTCGAGGCGCTCGACGCGTCGGGTCGCGACCTGGGCTGGTGGACCGGCAGCCGGCTGGTCGTGGCACGCGACGCGCGCGGGGCCGGCGGGATCGGCGCGGCCCTCGTGCGCGCCGCCTGCGCGCGTGCCACCGAGCTCGGGGTCCTGCGGTTCGAGGCGACGGTGCAGGTGCGCAACCGCGTCCTGTTCGAGCGCCTGGGCTGGCAGGCCTGGGCGACGTGCGACGTGCAGGGCAGCCCGCACGTGCGGATGAGGTGGCCCGTCACGCGGGTCGCCGACCTGGTCCGCTCGACGAAGTCGGCGCTGGCGTCGCTGCTCGGCCCGCTGGCCGCCGACGTCGGCACCGTCCTGCCGGTCGGCACGCTCGGCGGTGCCGGCTTCCGCGGCGACGACGGTGCGCCCGTTCCCGGCACGGACCTGGTCGCCGCGTGCGACGCGATCCTGCCCGCGCTGCTCGAGCGCGACCCGGAGTGGGCCGGCTGGTGCGCGGTGCTCGTCAACGTCAACGACCTCACGGCGATGGGGGCGTACCCCGTGGGTCTGCTGGACGCGCTCGCAGCCCCCACCGAGTCGTTCGCGCACCGCGTCATGAACGGTGTGCGCAGCGCCGCCCAGGCGTGGGGGGTGCCCGTCCTCGGCGGGCACACCCAGCTCGGCGTGCCGGCCGCGCTGTCGGTGACGGCGCTGGGACGGACCGACCGTCCGGTGCCCGGCGGCGGTGGCCGCCCCGGTGACGCGCTGTCGCTGACGGCGGACCTGACCGGCCGGTGGCGTCGCGGGTTCGAGGGGCGGCAGTGGGACTCCACGTCCGCCCGCGGCGCCGCCGACCTGCGGCACCTGGCCACGGCCGTCGCCCGGGCCGCTCCGCGTGCGGCCAAGGACGTGTCCATGGCCGGCGTCGTGGGGACCACCGCGATGCTCGCCGAGGCGTCGGGCACGGGCGCCGAGATCGAGGTCGGCCACGTCCCGACGCCCGCGAGCGCCGCGACGGGCGACTGGCTGACCTGCTTCCCCGGCTTCGGGATGCTCACGGCCGACGAGCCGGGCACCTCACGCATGCCGGTCGCCACCGCACCGCTCGCGGCGTCCGCCGAGTGCGGGCGCCTGACCGTGGAGCCCGGCGTGCGGCTGCGCTGGCCCGACGGCGCCGTCACGGCGGCCGTGCCCGGCGTCGCCACGGGCCTGGGCGCCGCCTGAGCGCCACCCCCCATCCACCCGCCGGTGGCGTCCGCCGCCGGTCCAGCCCCCGCCAGTCCCCCCAGGAGGAGCAGCATGCCGTTCGACGAGCAGATCCAGGCCAACATCGAGGCGTCGCTCGCGGAGATCCCGCACCCGTCGCTGCCGAAGGGCACGAACCTGTACGGCTCGACCAAGATCTTCCCGGACTACCAGGCGCAGGAGGGCGAGTCCTACCTCACGCTCGTGCACGGCATCCCGCACGAGTCCTCGGTGAGCTTCGTCGCGATCCTGCAGGCGACGCGTGCGCTGCGCAAGGGCTTCGAGTCGGCCATCTACTTCTACGGGCCGGGCACGCTGGCGTGTGCGGCGAACCGCGGCTTCCCGACGACGGGCGACGCGGGGTTCCCCGGCGAGCTCAACATGAACGGGTCGCTGGAGACGTTCATCGCCGAGGGGGGCACGGTGTTCTGCTGCCGCTTCGGGATGGCGCTGCACGGGATGCGCGAGGAGGACCTGCTCGCAGGTGTCGTCCCGGCGCACCCGCTGGACGTCCAGGACGCGCTGATCCACTACGCGCGCAAGGGTGCCGTCATCAACTCGACCTACAACCTGTGAGGGGCGCGTCGTGACGCTCACGGTCGCCGCGGTGTCGGCGAACTTCACACGGGACCTCGAGCAGAACTTCGCGGTGGTGGAGCAGACGCTGGCCGACGCGCGCGCGGCCGGTGCTCGTCTGGTGGTCTTCCCGGAGGCGTCGATCGGCGGCTACCTGTCGTCGTTGGGCAACCACGGGGACACGGCGGGCGCGGGGCCACGGTCGCTGCCGCCGGCGGTCCGGCTGGACGGGCCCGAGATCGCCCGCGTGCAGGCGCTGGCCGGGGACACGGTCGTGGTCATCGGGTTCTGCGAGCTCGGCGAGGACGGCGTGACCCGCTACAACGCGGCGGTCTGCCTGGACGGGACGCGCGTGTACGGCTCGTACCGCAAGGTGCACCAGCCGCTGGGCGAGGGGGCGTCGTACGCGGCGGGTGGGGGCTACGAGGCGTTCGACACCCCGGTGGGTCGGCTCGGGATGCAGATCTGCTACGACAAGGCGTTCCCGGAGGCCGCACGCGTGCTGGCCCTGGACGGTGCGGAGATCATCGTCTCGCTGTCGGCGTGGCCGGCGGCGCGCACCGCGACGGCCCAGAACCTGCAGGAGGACCGGTGGACGTACCGGTTCAACCTGTTCGACAGCGCACGTGCGCTGGACAACCAGGTGTTCTGGATCGCGTCGAACCAGTCGGGCACGTTCGGCTCGCTGCGCTACGTGGCCAACAGCAAGGTCGTGGACCCGGGCGGCAACGTGCTCGCCACGACGCTGCTCGGTGCGGGGCTGGCGGTCGCGGAGATCGACGTGGAGGGCACGTTCCGCGCGATGCGGGCGGGGATGTTCCACCTGCGTGACCGGCGGCCGGACGCGTACGGCCCGGTCACGGCCCTCGCGTCCCCGACCACCGTCCGGCGGGAGCACGCTCATGCCTGAGATGACGTTCGAGGTGCGGTGGCCCGACGGCACCGCGACCGCGTGCTACTCCCCCAGCCTCGTCGTGTGGGACCACCTCGAGGTGGGCGCCGACTACCCGGTCGCCGAGCTCGTGGCGCGCACGTCGCGGGCGCTCGCGGAGGCGAGCGACCGGGTCCGCGAGCGCTACGGCCTGCGGTGCACGTCGGCGGCGCGGCAGCAGGCGCAGATCGAGGAGCTGGCGGCGCGGTTCGACCCGGGGGCGCCGGTGCGGGTGGTGCGGATGGCGCCGCCGCCGCCGGGTCCGGTCGGGGGCGCCGTCGCGGGGACACGGGCAGGTGCGGCGTGATCCGGGCGCGGGTCCGCGGGGACGCGCACCACCGGGTGGTGGTGGTCGGCGCCGGTCAGGCGGGTCTGGCGCTGTCGCACGAGCTGGTGGCCCGTGGGGTGGACCACCTGGTGCTCGAGCGTGAGAGCGTCGCGCACGAGTGGCGTGACGGCCGGTGGGACGCGTTCACGCTGGTGACGCCGAACTGGCACTGCCGGCTGCCGGGCTACGCGTACGACGGGCCGGACCCGGACGGGTTCATGCGCCGGGACGAGGTGTACCGGTGGGTGCGGCGGTACGCGGACACGTTCGACGCGCCGGTGGCCGAGGGGGTGGCCGTGACGCGGCTCGCGCGGCGCGAGCGCGGCGGGTTCGTCGTGTCGACGTCGGCGGGGGTCGTCACCGCGGACGTCGTGGTCGCCGCCGTCGGCGGGTACCACCGGCCGGTGACGCCGGGGTGGGCGGGCGCGCTGCCGCGGCGGGTGGTGCAGGTGCACTCCCACCGGTACCGCAGCGCGGACCGGCTGCCCCCGGGGCCGGTGCTCGTGGTGGGCACGGGGCAGTCGGGGACGCAGATCGCGGAGGACCTGCTGCTCGCGGGGCGCGAGGTGCACCTGGCGGCGGGGCGCGCGCCGCGGGTGGCTCGTCGTTACCGGGGCCGCGACTGCATGACGTGGCTGGCCGAGATGGGCGTGTACGACGTGCCCGTCGCGGCGCGGGGCCTGGCCAAGCGCGAGTCGACGAACCACTACGTGACGGGGCGTGACGGCGGGCGGGACATCGACCTGCGGGACTTCGCGCGCCGCGGCATGCACCTGTACGGGCGGGCGACGGGTGTGGGGGTCGACGCGTCGGGTGCGGCGGCGGTCACGTTCGCGCCGACGCTCGCGGCGGACCTGGACCACGCCGACGCGGTGGCGGAGTCGATCAAGGACGACATCGACCGCCACATCGCGGCCCGCGGCATCAGCGCGCCGGTCGAGCCGCGGTACACCCCGGTGTGGCGTCCGGACGGGGAGCCCACGTCGCTGCCGGTCGACCGGCTCGCCGCGGTGGTGTGGTCCGTCGGGTTCCGTGCCGACTGGTCCTGGCTCGGTCCGCTGGTGGGTGCGGTGCTGGACGACGAGGGGCACCCGCGGCACGTCCGCGGCCTGAGCCCGGAGCCGGGCCTGGCGTTCCTGGGGCTGCCGTGGCAGCACACCTGGGGGTCGGGCCGGTTCCTGGGGGTGGCGCAGGACGCCCGGCACCTCGCGGAGCGGCTCGTGGCGGGCGGGTGGGCGCGCTCGGCGGACGAGCTCGCCGTGTCCGTGCCCGCGGCGGCGGTGGGTGGGTGAGCGCGCACGGGGCGGGCGTGGTGTGGCGGTGGTGACGATGGCGGCGGTCGCGGCGCACTTCGGCCGCGACGTCGACCGGAGCCTCGTCAAGATCGCGGGGATCGTCGAGCACGCCCGCGAGCGCGGCGTGGACCTGCTGGTGCTGCCGGACGCGACGATCGGTGGGTACCTGCACGACCTGTACCACCCCGAGGGAGGCCCGTTGCCGTCGGCGGTGGGCGTGGACGGGCCGGAGGTCGCGGCGGTCGCGGCGCTCGCACGGGACATGGTGGTGTGCGTCGGGATCGCGGAGCACGCGGGTCCGGGTGCGGGGGCGCGCTACAACACCGCGGTCGCCGTGCACGGTGACGGCGTGCTGGGGGTGCACCGCAAGGTGCACCTGCCGCTGGCGGAGAACGAGGCGTACCGCGCGGGTGACGGGTTCGCGGCGTTCGACACCCCGCTGGGTCGGCTGGGGATGCTCATCGACTTCGACAAGACGTTCCCGGAGTCGGCGCGCACGCTCGCGCTGGACGGTGCGGTGGTGCTCGCGTGCCTGAGCGCGTGGCCCGCGAGCGTCACGGACCGCTCGGACCGCATCCGCAACGACCGGCAGGCACGCCTGTTCGACCTGTACGACTGCGCGCGGGCCGCGGAGAACCAGCTGTACGTGGTGTCGTCGAACCAGACGGGCGTGCTGGGGGGCCTGCGGTTCCTCGGGCAGGCGAAGGTGGTGGACCCGGCCGGGGAGATCGTGGCCAAGACGTGGGCGAAGGGCGGGCTGGCCGTGGCGACGGCCGACGTGCACGGTGACGTCGCCCGGGCGCGGCGGAGCATGCACCACCTGCGGGACCGTGCCGTCGGGGCGTACGCGCTGGGCGCGTACGCGGGGACCTGAGG of Cellulomonas dongxiuzhuiae contains these proteins:
- a CDS encoding DUF899 family protein; amino-acid sequence: MTTTHENPTAPASGRPPVVDLATWQAARDELLVREKAHTRAGDALAAARRRLPMVEVDGGVEVVGAQGPVPFLDLFEGRDELLVYQHMWHDGAPHQGQCEGCTVTAWQQKDAVYLHARGVSFAILTTGRWDEVAPYLDFMGYTQPWYSVRDVAPPIGGDMGRLTCFLRDGDRAYLTYTTTGRGTEVAGPSFALLDLTPYGRGEAWQENPEGWPEGNGPCWYWRTDAEGEATWGPTGRPVPQWTRAGARPVETLGRRGHHH
- a CDS encoding MSMEG_0568 family radical SAM protein — its product is MSPTDQLSTRVSIALLGVRSEAPVRRQGGAGPSDDGHFVIGGAGAAIPIDPTSPYVVRDGRLTLDGADLGMDVAPVARPRFYDLSTADGTPYDRIAKLHGKDVLATTVVQTCVRYDASERCRFCAIEASLASGSTVAVKTPAMLAEVARAARDLDGVSQMVMTTGTSNGRDRGATHLARCVRAVKEAVPELEIQVQCEPPADLRALADLYDAGARSIGIHVESMDDDVRRQWMPGKSTVPLDEYRAAWREAVRVFGRNQVSTYLLVGLGEDPDELVSGAAELVELGVYPFVVPFRPLAGTLATDVDHVAAPSRGVVADVTARVAALLRAAGMRGSDQAAGCAACGACSALSTAGG
- a CDS encoding MSMEG_0567/sll0787 family protein, encoding MLDVPTLSGSVLSRSVPAAPWTVRRAAARHVTAYRALRRDVFVDEQGLFAVDDADRVDDDPRTEVLVAVDDVGRVLGGVRLASAVEALDASGRDLGWWTGSRLVVARDARGAGGIGAALVRAACARATELGVLRFEATVQVRNRVLFERLGWQAWATCDVQGSPHVRMRWPVTRVADLVRSTKSALASLLGPLAADVGTVLPVGTLGGAGFRGDDGAPVPGTDLVAACDAILPALLERDPEWAGWCAVLVNVNDLTAMGAYPVGLLDALAAPTESFAHRVMNGVRSAAQAWGVPVLGGHTQLGVPAALSVTALGRTDRPVPGGGGRPGDALSLTADLTGRWRRGFEGRQWDSTSARGAADLRHLATAVARAAPRAAKDVSMAGVVGTTAMLAEASGTGAEIEVGHVPTPASAATGDWLTCFPGFGMLTADEPGTSRMPVATAPLAASAECGRLTVEPGVRLRWPDGAVTAAVPGVATGLGAA
- a CDS encoding MSMEG_0572/Sll0783 family nitrogen starvation response protein; its protein translation is MPFDEQIQANIEASLAEIPHPSLPKGTNLYGSTKIFPDYQAQEGESYLTLVHGIPHESSVSFVAILQATRALRKGFESAIYFYGPGTLACAANRGFPTTGDAGFPGELNMNGSLETFIAEGGTVFCCRFGMALHGMREEDLLAGVVPAHPLDVQDALIHYARKGAVINSTYNL
- a CDS encoding carbon-nitrogen hydrolase family protein; this encodes MTLTVAAVSANFTRDLEQNFAVVEQTLADARAAGARLVVFPEASIGGYLSSLGNHGDTAGAGPRSLPPAVRLDGPEIARVQALAGDTVVVIGFCELGEDGVTRYNAAVCLDGTRVYGSYRKVHQPLGEGASYAAGGGYEAFDTPVGRLGMQICYDKAFPEAARVLALDGAEIIVSLSAWPAARTATAQNLQEDRWTYRFNLFDSARALDNQVFWIASNQSGTFGSLRYVANSKVVDPGGNVLATTLLGAGLAVAEIDVEGTFRAMRAGMFHLRDRRPDAYGPVTALASPTTVRREHAHA
- a CDS encoding MSMEG_0570 family nitrogen starvation response protein, which gives rise to MPEMTFEVRWPDGTATACYSPSLVVWDHLEVGADYPVAELVARTSRALAEASDRVRERYGLRCTSAARQQAQIEELAARFDPGAPVRVVRMAPPPPGPVGGAVAGTRAGAA
- a CDS encoding MSMEG_0569 family flavin-dependent oxidoreductase, giving the protein MIRARVRGDAHHRVVVVGAGQAGLALSHELVARGVDHLVLERESVAHEWRDGRWDAFTLVTPNWHCRLPGYAYDGPDPDGFMRRDEVYRWVRRYADTFDAPVAEGVAVTRLARRERGGFVVSTSAGVVTADVVVAAVGGYHRPVTPGWAGALPRRVVQVHSHRYRSADRLPPGPVLVVGTGQSGTQIAEDLLLAGREVHLAAGRAPRVARRYRGRDCMTWLAEMGVYDVPVAARGLAKRESTNHYVTGRDGGRDIDLRDFARRGMHLYGRATGVGVDASGAAAVTFAPTLAADLDHADAVAESIKDDIDRHIAARGISAPVEPRYTPVWRPDGEPTSLPVDRLAAVVWSVGFRADWSWLGPLVGAVLDDEGHPRHVRGLSPEPGLAFLGLPWQHTWGSGRFLGVAQDARHLAERLVAGGWARSADELAVSVPAAAVGG
- a CDS encoding carbon-nitrogen hydrolase family protein, with amino-acid sequence MVTMAAVAAHFGRDVDRSLVKIAGIVEHARERGVDLLVLPDATIGGYLHDLYHPEGGPLPSAVGVDGPEVAAVAALARDMVVCVGIAEHAGPGAGARYNTAVAVHGDGVLGVHRKVHLPLAENEAYRAGDGFAAFDTPLGRLGMLIDFDKTFPESARTLALDGAVVLACLSAWPASVTDRSDRIRNDRQARLFDLYDCARAAENQLYVVSSNQTGVLGGLRFLGQAKVVDPAGEIVAKTWAKGGLAVATADVHGDVARARRSMHHLRDRAVGAYALGAYAGT